From the Rhinoderma darwinii isolate aRhiDar2 chromosome 12, aRhiDar2.hap1, whole genome shotgun sequence genome, one window contains:
- the MINDY1 gene encoding ubiquitin carboxyl-terminal hydrolase MINDY-1, with amino-acid sequence MEPSGSKINMDQGEEIKATPIAPPQTENCQVPAFEKTQEVEIQATGTDTENLIAEATTERSQETSEEGEASGSSDSSSYSTTPRPSDSQSDGGAEDSNSQSIPDPGEPSAAESEQPGSGQTTDHQAKTENPSLQNLLCSSASVSPCEEAMEPGASKPADNGATGTDYYFVKWINWKGERTPVITQSENGPCPLIAIMNILFLRWKVKLPPQKELITSEELMAHLGDCILSIQPQENSEALQLNFQQNVNDAMTVLPKLSTGLDVNVRFTGVPDFEYTPECIVFDLLNIPLYHGWLVDPQSSEAVQAVGKLSYNQLVEKIITCKHSSDPNLVTEGLLAEQFLESSAAQLTYHGLCELMAAVQEGELSVFFRNNHFSTLIKHKGHLYLLVTDQGFLQEEKVIWESLHNVEGDSCFCDSDFHLTQHLEKEASFSSPQQLQQRQVDQDYMIALSLQQQQQGPLPMSDLELARQLQKEEYQQQVPPQEPPQSPQQARPQTSGRPSTERRQRQKESDCVLL; translated from the exons ATGGAGCCGTCGGGGAGCAAAATCAACATGGATCAGGGAGAAGAGATCAAAGCCACGCCCATCGCGCCTCCGCAGACAGAAAACTGCCAAGTTCCCGCCTTCGAGAAAACACAGGAAGTAGAAATACAAGCGACCGGAACAGATACCGAAAATTTGATAGCGGAGGCAACAACGGAGCGGAGTCAAGAGACGTCCGAGGAGGGTGAGGCCTCCGGGTCCAGCGACAGCAGCAGCTACAGCACCACCCCGCGGCCCAGTGACAGCCAATCCGATGGCGGAGCAGAGGACAGTAACTCTCAGTCCATTCCAGATCCGGGCGAGCCGTCCGCTGCAGAATCCGAGCAACCCGGGAGTGGTCAGACTACAGACCATCAAGCCAAGACGGAGAACCCGTCGCTGCAGAATCTGCTGTGCTCCAGCGCCAGCGTCAGCCCCTGCGAGGAGGCGATGGAACCCGGGGCATCAAAACCGGCAGATAACGGGGCCACGGGGACGGACTATTACTTTGTGAAGTGGATAAACTGGAAGGGAGAGCGGACGCCGGTGATCACTCAGAGCGAAAACGGACCGTGCCCCTTGATCGCCATCATGAATATCCTGTTTTTGCGTTGGAAG GTGAAACTCCCCCCTCAGAAGGAGCTGATCACGTCGGAGGAGCTCATGGCCCATCTTG GTGATTGTATTCTGTCCATACAACCGCAGGAGAACTCGGAGGCGCTCCAGCTAAACTTCCAGCAG AATGTGAACGACGCCATGACCGTGCTGCCCAAGCTCTCCACCGGGCTGGACGTCAACGTACGATTCACCGGCGTGCCGGACTTCGAGTACACCCCGGAGTGCATCGTGTTTGATCTTCTCAATATTCCGCTGTACCACGGCTGGCTGGTGGATCCTCAG AGCTCGGAGGCCGTCCAGGCTGTGGGCAAACTGAGTTATAACCAACTGGTGGAGAAGATTATAACCTGCAAGCACTCCAGTGACCCCAACCTGGTGACGGAAG GCCTCCTGGCAGAGCAGTTCCTGGAGTCCTCGGCAGCGCAGCTGACATATCACGGGCTGTGTGAGCTGATGGCCGCTGTGCAGGAGGGGGAACTAAGCGTCTTCTTCCGGAACAATCACTTCAGCACGCTAATAAAGCACAAG GGTCACCTGTACCTGCTGGTCACTGATCAGGGCTTCCTGCAGGAGGAGAAGGTCATCTGGGAGAGTCTGCACAACGTGGAAGGCGACAGCTGCTTCTGCGACTCCGACTTCCACCTCACGCAGCACCTGGAAAAGGAGGCGTCGTTCAGCTCCCCCCAACAGCTGCAGCAACGGCAGGTGGACCAG GATTACATGATCGCGCTGTCGTTACAGCAGCAGCAACAAGGACCTCTGCCTATGAGTGACCTGGAGCTGGCCCGACAGCTGCAGAAAGAGGAGTATCAGCAGCAGGTTCCACCGCAGGAGCCGCCACAATCTCCCCAGCAG GCAAGGCCTCAGACATCCGGACGTCCGTCCACCGAGCGCCGGCAGAGACAAAAGGAATCGGACTGTGTCCTGCTATAG
- the PRUNE1 gene encoding exopolyphosphatase PRUNE1, whose protein sequence is MERFLQGCKAALQSKHEGLDFHVVIGNEACDLDSMASAITLAYYLATTSSCRNLAYLPVLNIPREDFPLRTESTFFLKEKRISEEHLIFRDEIDLGGLYEAGRLGLSLVDHNVLSRADSFMEDVVTEVIDHRPLERRATRNCRVTAESVGSCATLVAEKIVREAPHILDSQLSSVLRDTIVLDCVNMAPAAGKVTPKDTEYVTILESKFPDLPPRGAVFDSLQKAKFDVSGLTTDQMLRKDLKALVSRDIYVAVSSIYMDLEEFLRREDVENELREFCQKRRHNVIITMAITFTEDDKPRRQIAVYSQQGALRAMVSTALEQATTPSLDLSPISCQYCNQVTAYSQRNAAASRKKVLPILTDFLKKRDMQAFQEAGDYKGRCGFTDCNAEDNSEGNEQAGDFGEQPDHPDACGGDGTKGRGYGAGFRRQMEDGLDDENSFPPTPMNSLVEGCPLDRGLPKLTAEAIFERISRITVADSEVNSSTGKQ, encoded by the exons ATGGAGCGGTTCCTGCAGGGCTGTAAGGCGGCTTTACAG AGTAAACATGAAGGACTGGACTTCCACGTGGTGATTGGAAATGAAGCGTGTGACCTGGACTCGATGGCGTCGGCCATAACGCTGGCGTATTACTTGGCCACG ACGTCTTCCTGCCGGAACCTGGCGTATCTACCGGTGCTCAACATCCCCCGGGAGGACTTCCCGCTCCGGACGGAGAGCACGTTTTTTCTTAAAGAGAAGCGGATATCTGAGGAGCACCTGATCTTCCGTGATGAGATAGACCTGGGCGGTCTCTATGAGGCGGGGCGGCTGGGGCTGTCGCTGGTGGATCACAATGTGTTGTCCAG GGCGGACTCTTTCATGGAAGACGTGGTAACCGAGGTCATCGACCACCGTCCCCTGGAGAGGAGAGCGACTCGTAATTGCCGGGTTACTGCAGAATCGGTGGGATCCTGCGCGACGCTGGTGGCGGAGAAGATCGTCCGGGAAGCCCCTCACATCCTGGACTCTCAGCTGTCGTCCGTGCTGCGCG ACACCATCGTCCTGGATTGCGTGAACATGGCGCCGGCGGCCGGAAAAGTCACCCCAAAAGACACCGAATACGTGACAATCCTGGAGTCGAAGTTCCCAGACCTGCCACCGAGAGGCGCTGTGTTTGATTCTCTTCAGAAGGCCAAGTTTGATGTGTCAG GTCTAACCACCGATCAGATGCTCCGTAAGGACCTCAAGGCCTTGGTCAGTCGGGATATTTACGTGGCCGTTAGTTCTATATACATGGACTTAGAG gAGTTCCTGCGAAGGGAAGACGTGGAGAACGAGCTGCGGGAATTCTGCCAGAAGCGCCGTCATAACGTCATTATTACCATGGCGATCACCTTCACCGAAGACGATAAACCAAGGAGGCAAATAGCGGTGTACAGCCAGCAGGGGGCGCTGAGAGCAATG gtgagtacagctctggagcagGCCACGACCCCGTCACTGGACCTGTCCCCTATAAGCTGCCAATATTGTAACCAGGTGACGGCCTACAGCCAAAGAAACGCCGCCGCTTCCCGCAAAAAAGTCTTGCCCATCCTGACGGATTTCCTAAAGAAAAGGGACATGCAGGCGTTTCAGGAGGCCGGGGACTATAAGGGACGTTGTGGCTTTACAGATTGTAATGCGGAGGATAATTCAGAAGGCAACGAGCAAGCGGGAGATTTCGGGGAGCAACCGGATCATCCCGACGCATGTGGCGGAGATGGAACGAAAGGCAGAGGATATGGAGCCGGGTTCAGGAGACAGATGGAGGACGGATTGGACGACGAGAACTCCTTCCCTCCGACACCTATGAACAGTCTGGTGGAAGGTTGTCCCCTCGACCGAGGGCTCCCAAAACTGACTGCGGAAGCCATTTTTGAGCGGATCAGCCGTATCACTGTGGCAGATTCTGAGGTCAATTCCTCGACTGGGAAACAATGA